The Sinorhizobium fredii genome contains the following window.
CGGACATGGACCGCGCACTTGCAGCCGTTAATGCCTTGCGCGACCGGCGCATCCTCATTTCCGCGACCGGAGCGGACGCGCATATCCTGAAGATTAGGCCCCCGCTCATCTTCACATCGGCCAATGCGGCGCGTCTGCTCGAGGGCGTCGACGAGGCGCTTCGGTCCGTGCAGATCTAGGACCCACCATGCAGCCGGGAGGCGCAATATCGTCTCCCTTGCCCTACGCCGCCGCATGTGGCGTAGGTATGCAAACAAAACAACGAGCAAAGCCAAAGCCATGCCGCCGCTGCACGCCAAGACTCAAGCCGAAGATCTTGAGATGAATGTCGAGCCCTTGCCCGCTAGCGCTGTGGAAATCCTGACCCACGCCCTGCGGCGGCGCATCTTGTCGGGAGATTTCCGACCGGGCGAGTTCCTTCGCGACGTGAAGATGTGCGAGGAGCATTCGACCTCGCGGCACACATTCCGTACAGCAGCCCAGGTGCTCGTCACCCAGGGCCTGCTGCGTCAGATACCGAACCGAGGCTTTGTGGTGCCCGAATTCGGACCCGACGATATTGTCGATATCACACGCGTGCGCGGCGCCATCGAGGGCGAGGCCATTCGTCTGATCGTGCTGACCGGCGTCATCCCATCTCAGGCGCTGGAGGCGGTTGAGGTTATGCACGCGTCGACTCTCTCCTCCGACAGATCCCTGCTGGTTGCCGCGGACCGTGACTTCCACCGCGCGATCATCGCGGCTAGCGGCAGCGCTCGACTGAAGCGAACCTATTCAGACCTCGAGGGCGAGATCGAGCTTCTCCTCGCACAGCGGCAGGATTTCTACGCCACTGCCGAAGAAATGGCGGAGGAACACGAGCGGCTCATCAACAGCTTGAGAAGCCGCCACTACGATACGGCGCGGGAGGCGTTCCAGGAGCACTGGGAAGATCTCCAGATCAAGTTGCTCGATCAACGTTGACCAGCGCTCCCCGGAATCTGACAGCTCGGGAGCATAACCTGCCAGGCGGCGCTGACGATGCCGGTGCCGCCGGTTCGACGCGGAGCAAGCACCACTTGGAAGCTTCCTCTCCGGCTCCGCCAGAGACTGCTTCTCGGCGGAGTCGCGGCGTCAGCCATCCTCATCAGCGGGAGCTAGCCAATGAAACTTGATCGCATCGACGTCAAGATACTTAACGCATTGCAGAAGAATGGCCGAATGACGAATGTCGAGCTTTCGGAAATTGTCAATCTCTCGCCAAGTCCCTGTTTGTTGCGCGTGAAAAAGCTACAGGCGGAGGGCTATATCGAGGGTTATTCTGCCCATATCAATATCGGAAAACTGGGCCAGACGTTGACGGTGTTCACGGAGATCACGCTGAAGAACCACCGTCAACTGGACTTCGCGAGATTTCTTACGGCGATCGAGAAGGTCGATCAGGTCATCGAGTGCCATCTGGTTTCCGGAGGCTACGATTATCTCGTAAAATTCGTCACCGCCGGAATCGAAGAGTATCAGACGCTGATGGAGCGGCTCCTCGATTCGGAAATCGGCATTGACAGGTACTTCAGCTTCGTCGTCCTGAAATCGCCCCTGGTCAAAGCGCATTTGCCGCTGGAAAGCCTTTTCCAAGCCTCGTAGCAGACCTTGATGCGGGCAGTGTGGCGGCCGCGCATTGATGAGCAGGCGGCATCTCGTGCTGGTAGATTGATGAGAGACGACAACCGAAGAACCGGCGGGCTATAGAATAGATGCACCTGCCATTTCAAAGCGCCCTAAGCGGGGAATTGCAGCATCTTCTGCTCCCTCGTTCGCTTGCCGTAAAGATCGCGTGCCGCCTCCACCATCTGAAAGTTGATCAGCGTGCCGAGGCCAAGGTCATCAATTTCGGGCGGATAGTGGCCATGCGCTTCGCCCTTTGTTGACAGGGATCCGTTTCCGTTGTGAGCAATCGTAGGCCGCGCCTCGGCCGCTGAACCGGCCGGATTCTTCGACTCGTCAGCAGAAACTTCTCGACCAAAGGCCAGGTTGGCTCTTTCGATTTCGCGCGGAGGCAACCGTCGAGGCCTGAGGGCGGAGCCGCCATAAGGACAAAAACAACATGACCCGCTTCTCAGCACCTGCCGCAAAAGGTAATCATGCCGCTATGCATATCCGCCCCGCCTCATCCGCTGACGCGCCCGCAGTCTGGTCAGTCATCGAGCGCGTGATCCGAGCGGGAGAAACATATGCGCTCGATC
Protein-coding sequences here:
- a CDS encoding GntR family transcriptional regulator, which produces MPPLHAKTQAEDLEMNVEPLPASAVEILTHALRRRILSGDFRPGEFLRDVKMCEEHSTSRHTFRTAAQVLVTQGLLRQIPNRGFVVPEFGPDDIVDITRVRGAIEGEAIRLIVLTGVIPSQALEAVEVMHASTLSSDRSLLVAADRDFHRAIIAASGSARLKRTYSDLEGEIELLLAQRQDFYATAEEMAEEHERLINSLRSRHYDTAREAFQEHWEDLQIKLLDQR
- a CDS encoding Lrp/AsnC family transcriptional regulator; this encodes MKLDRIDVKILNALQKNGRMTNVELSEIVNLSPSPCLLRVKKLQAEGYIEGYSAHINIGKLGQTLTVFTEITLKNHRQLDFARFLTAIEKVDQVIECHLVSGGYDYLVKFVTAGIEEYQTLMERLLDSEIGIDRYFSFVVLKSPLVKAHLPLESLFQAS